The DNA segment TCAAAATCGAGCTAAACCTTAACAGTCTCATGCCATGTTAACACTCTCCTAAAATATCAAGGATTTTGTGGAGGGCCTTGATCAGATTATATATCAATAACATTTGCTCACAATCATGGACTCAAGGTGTCAATCATAACAATTCGCTAACAGCCAATTCAATGTGAACTTGGACATTTCAATTATTACATAATCTTTATCATGTGCACTCTTATTCAACTTTTTCTACCAAAATATAAATGTGATTTGGTTAAGTAACCAGATTTAGCAGTCCATTATTCTTGTTTAAACTCCAGATGCTGATAGATTCACTGATCTACTTGGTGGTCACAGTGCACTTGGCAAATTAGCCCCCACATTTCAATAGGATTTGTCATGTACTGGTGTACCAGACTAAACGTGTGGGTGCGTATCTACACCAGCAGTATTTGTCAAAGAGATGGACCTATGGTGCCTGTAGGCTGTAGCTATTATATACTAATGTTGCGAGTTGCGACAAATTTACCTGTCTAGTGTGAACCCGTATATATTTGATTTCTAATGTTTGTTGTTTTCCTATAGATCATAGTCACAGATTGATGCACTTGGTAGACAAATTGTTCAAGGTTGTTACCAAATTTATCTTTACCTTAGTCAGTAACTCAATGTAGTAAGATTAGATTTAGGGACCATCCATTTTATTAactgttgagtaaccagctcatctaaaaccttgAGGTATTAGAGCAAGGCCCCAGTAGGATCATGTAGTTATCATTAACACTTAGGCATAAACTTAAGCGTAATACAGGTCTTTCTAGCACCTTAACGTGCTGAGAGAGCTGGTCCGAATTGCTCATTGCTCGGCTCCTAGTGGTTCACTCTTCAAATCTGAAAACGGGTGTTGAGTGAGGGAAACATAAGCGCTAGAATGCATGCTAAGTCCCTTTCCTAACACGTAGACGTTGGGGGAGATCGGTAAATGAAGAATTTTATTTAATTGAACATTCCCAGTCAAAGATGAAATATGTAATCTTACTCACGAGTCTTTATGTTTCACAATCTACATGTTATATACTAGTAGATTACTTGTTTCCTCCCTCATTTTTGGAAAACAGTGTCTTAAATATGACTACGCGAgtattttgaattttatttttgtAATAACAGAGCCGTGGAGGACCAGAGGTACTAATCTTTGAACTGACTTGGGTAGTGCAGTGCTGGAATGAGTATAAATTAACATGCAAACCTCTTGAAGGATATATGTTTCAAGCATAAAACAGTCACAGGGTACTCCAACTTGTAGAAGCAAGAAGATGGACAAAACCTCGAGAGTAATCTCCAAATCGCAGAAAGATGACACAGACACTATGGACAGCGAACCTAACTACAGAGGAATTAAGGCCATGCCTTATATCGTAGGTAACGTATACTGACACTCAAAAAGCTTATGTTATTTAATTTTGTTTGAAATTGCAACTATATCTTATTTCTACTTCAGTTGCACTGGATTTGacaatttgtttttgttttctgTTTTGAATTTGATTTGCAGGAAATGAGACATTTGAGAAGCTGGGAACAATTGGGACTTCATCTAACTTCCTAGTGTATCTCACTTCTGTCTTTCATATGAAGACCATAACTGCAACAAATCTCAACAATATTTTCCAGGGAACTTGTAATTTTGGTACCATCATAGGAGCTTTCCTCTCAGACACTTATTTTGGTCGTTACAAAACGCTTGGATTCGCCTCCATATCTTCTTTCACGGTACAAATATTTCTTCAGTAATAATTCATGTTGTTTAGTGTAAATCAGTAACAAGAAATGATTTGTTATATATCAGTTGATGATATGGATTAAAAAGCTAAAGTAGTATGTCAAACATGCAGGGCATGCTTTTACTAACTCTAACAGCAGCAATTTCAAAGCTTCATCCACCAAGCTGTGGGAAAGAAGTGACAAGCATATGCCAAGGACCAACAACAGGGCAAATGGCTTTTCTGTTGAGCTCTTTTGCGCTTCTAGTTGTTGGAGGTTCTGGCATACGACCCTGTAACTTAGCCTTTGGCGCAGATCAGTTTAATCCCAACACCGACTCTGGAAGAAAAGGCATCAATAGTTTCTTTAACTGGTACTACTTTACCTATACTTTCGCAGTAATGGTGTCCCTGACGATCATAGTGTATGTGCAGTCCAATATTAGCTGGTCTATCGGATTAGGAATTCCAACCCTCCTTATGTTCTTTTCATGTGTATTCTTCTTTATCGGTACCAAAATATATGTCATAGTATTGCCACAAGGTAGTCCTTTGCTAGGCGTGGTGCAAGTCTTTGCGGCTGCTATCAAGAAGAGGGGATTGAAGTCACCGGAGCAACCATGGCTTTCGCTTTTTGACTATGTACCAAAAAAATCTACCAACTTAAAGTTATCATCCACTGATCAATTCAGGTAAAGACCAAAAGATGAGTAACTCCTTTGAATATCACTATCTTGATTCATGTATTGATGTCCTCCAGTTGTCTAAAATGACTACTTTTCACACTCATTCTATTAGACCATGTATTAGATACTTTCTGATTGCTGATGCTTTTCCTTGACAAACTGAACTTAACCGTCCAGGTTTCTGGACAAAGCAGCAATTAGAACTCTAGAAGACGATCTAAAGATGGACGGATCAGCAGTGGATCCATGGAGACTTTGCACTATCCAGCAAGTGGAAGAAGTGAAATGCTTGCTAAGATTGGTTCCAATATGGTTTGCCATCCTTGTATACCATGTAGCATTTATCCAACAAAACAACTATTTGGTCTTTCAAGCTCTTCAATCCGATAGACGCCTCATCAAAAGCAGTACATTCAGGATTCCAGCAGCAACATATATTGTATTTACCATGGTAACACTCACTATCTGGATCCCTATTTATGACAGAGTCATTGTTCCTTTGCTCAGAAAATTAACTGGAAAAGAAGGTGGTATCACTGTGCTTCAAAGAATGGGCATTGGAATCGTTTTATCTAGCCTAAGTCTATTTGTATCAGCCTTAATCGAATCCAAAAGAAGAACATGGGCTCTGACTAGACCGACATTAGGAATTGAACCAAGAAAAGGGGAAATTTCTTCAATGTCTGCCTTTTGGTTCATACCACAATTAATTGTAGCAGGACTTTCCGAAGGATTTTTTATGATAGGACAAAACGAGCTTTTTTACAAGCAAAGCCCTGAGAACATGAAGAGTATAGCTACATCATGTCTCTTCTGTGCATCTGCTGCATCGAGTTACTTGAGTAGTTTTATGCAAACAATGGTTCAGAGATTGACAGAAGGTAATGGAGAAAAGGGGTGGTTAGCAGAAGATCTTAATGAAGGAAGATTAGATTATTTTTACTACATTATTGTGACTTTGGAAGCTTTGAATTTGGCTTACTTCATAATGTGTGGCAAGTGGTACAAGTATAAAACAGCAAGCAAAGACACCACCTCTGGCCCTGAAGTTGCATTGCAAGAATTAAAATCAGAAGAGCCTCTTGTTTGATGCATTACTGAAATATTATATCCAAAGAAGAGTCTGCATGCACACTGTTAAACACATGCATGTTTTTTGTTCTTTTACAATCAACAAAGCCCAAGGCACCCGTTACATGTAATTTCACATCCCCCCTTTTAATCTAGTTTCTTAAATATCTTGTAGGAGATAAGAGTTAGAAAATAAAAGATCCACAAGTAATTCTGCTGTTTATAGCCAGTATACAATTATAATGCAGTACTTGAACAACTAATGATATAATCCCTCACTTGCTTTGAAATTTTTGACTATATATTGTTAAGAGGTTTGAAGTCGAGCTCTCCCAAAACGTTGAGGATTTTGTGGAGGGTCTTGATTGGATCATATATCGAAAACATTCACTAGCAATCATGGACTCAAGGTGTTAATCATGACAATTAGCTAACAGACAATTCAATGTGAACTTGGACATTTCAataattacacgttcttgatcATGAGCAGTCTTGTTTAACTTTGTGTACCAAAATATTTGTCTACTGCGATCAAATGTGATTTGGTCAAGTAACCAGACTTAACCAGTACATCGTTCTTGTGCATAGATACACTGAAATTCCAGATGAATATGATGATAGATCTACTGATCTTGGTGGTCAAAGTGCACTTACCAATTATCATGTACAGATGTACCAGAAATCCAGAATAAACTTGCTACACCAGTAGGATTTCTCAAAGAGATGGACAGATGAATCCAGTTTTTGTTGTTTCCCTATAAATCATAGTCTTATGTTGAAAATTTTGGTAGACGACTGTTCATTTTGTTGCCAAATTCATCTTTACCTTGTTTGGCAATTCAATGTACTAAGATTGGATTTTATGGACTGATGAAGCATGTATAAACTCTCTATCTTACTAACAGAATATTATAAAATGACCAAGATATCCTTTAAGCAAAATACTCCACATCATTCCCCGCAAGCTAAGCCGAGGGAGATGCCATAGAAGATCCAGAGGCACCAAGCTTGTGTAAGGCTTGACTGGTAACACTTTAGTTAAAATATCTGCCAATTGAGCATGAGATGGAACACGTTGAGTGCACATAGAACCAGACTTTAGCTTATCCCGAATAAATTGACAATCCACCTCGATGTGTTTCGTCCGTTCATGAAATATGGGATTAGCAGCAATTGAGATAGCAGCCTGGTTGTCACAATGGAGCACAGTTGGAGGCAATTGAGTAACCCCATATCTAGAAGTAAGGCACGAAGCCAAGTCACCTCACAAATAGTCATGGCCATAGCACGATACTCCGCCTCTGCTGTGGACCGAGAAACCACAAATTATTTCTTATTTCCAGGAAATAGGAGGGTCTCCAAGCAAAATACAGTACCCAGTGGTAGATTACGAGTGGTTGGGAAACTAGCCCAATCCTGGAGCTGAACAGCAGATGAGGAAGTAAGCAACAAACCTTGATCAGAGGTGCCAAGCAAGTACCGGATAAGTTGTTTGGTAGCTTGCATATGAGCAGTTGTAGGCTGATGCATAAACTGACTTAGAATATGGATTGCAAACGTGATGTCTGGTCGAGTCACAGTAAGGTAAATAAGCTTTCCTAATAGACGCTGAAAAGGCTGAGGATTAGACAAGATATCACCTGTTTGAGGTGTTAATTTCAGATGACTGTCAAGAGGAATCTTCAAAGGTGTAGCATGATCCATGCGAAATTCACGAATAAGATCCAACAAATATTTCTTCTGAGAGATGAAAAAACCAGAAGCATTTTTATGTATTTCAATTCCAAGAAAATAACTAATATTACCTAGATCTTTCATATGAAAGGCTTGTGATAACATAGTTTTGAGCTCTGAAATGGCAGTAGCTGAAACACCAGCAAGTAGTAAATCATCCACATAAATGAGGATCAAAGTAATAGAAGAGGTAGTAGTTTTAGTCAAGAGACTTGAATCACTTTTTGATTGAACATAATCATCACATAACAAAGTGTCTGAGAGTTTGCAGAACCACATCCTGGGAGCCTGTTTCAAGCCATACATGATCTTTTTAAGCTTGCAGACGAGATTTGTTTTAGGATTATGAGTAGCAGATTGACTAGAAATTCGACAACTATAATGGAAGAGTCGTATATGCCTCTTCATGGAGATCACCATGCAAAAAAGCATTGGTGACATATATTTGCACCACACTCCATTGATACACTGCAGCCACATAAATGAGGATCAAAGTAATAGAAGAGGTAGTAGTTGAGCTCTGaaatgacagtagcagaatcacCATCAAGTAGTAAATCATCCACATAAATGAGGATCAACGTAATAGAAGAGGTAGTAGTTTTAGTAAAGAGACTTGGATCACTTTTTGATTGAACATAATCATCATATAACAAAGTGTCCGAGAGTTTGCAGAACCACATCCTGGGAGCCTGTTTCAAGCCATACATGATCTTTTTAAGCTTGCAGACGAGATTAGTTTTAGGATTATGAGTAGCAGATTGACTAGAAATTCGACAATCATAATGTGTATATCCTTGAGGAAGAGTCATATATACCTCTTCATGGAGATCACCATGCAAAAAAGCATTGGTGACATCCATTTGCACCACACTCCATTGATACACTGCAGCCAAAGCTAATAAATTTCTCACAGTAAAAAGCTTCGtaataggagcaaaagtttccAGATAATCCACACCAAGTTGTTGTTTGCATCCAAGAACAACCAACCTGCTTTTATACCTCTCAATAGTACCATCATATTTGTACTTAGTCTTGAACAACCACTTGCTTCCAATAGCCTTTTTATGAGCTGGAAGGGGAACTATATCCCAGGTACCATTTCTTTCCAAGGCCTCTAATTCAACATTCATGGCTGTAATCCCGTGAGAAAATTGCACGGCCTGAGAAAAATGAACAGGATCCACACATGTAGTTAATGATGCCAAGAAACAAGAAAAATCTATGGGAACCACATGTGATATAACTGGAGAAATTTGAGAAGCATTTAAGCTTTTGTAGTTTTTCAAATAGGAGGGTGGCTTAGAAATTCTAgtatgtgacgccctccaaacccggggtctatatttgggggtcacttgccactaaattataataaaataattacagtgaaataatataataaatatgacccctttacctgcactggatcgatcacatgttatagtatgaaacaggaactaatacaaaccaactgttattacaaaccataagtctaattagttttacaacttattcaaactttattacaaacctttatactattcaagcgtcccaaactgcCTACCTGAAAATACACCAAACTACCTACAAGCACTTGACCTCtaatcaaacctggaactcaagcccGCTCCGGTttagctgaaagaatcaggatatgaaataagtatgagcgaaagaaatgctcagcaagcagtaaatagcttatgatttggaacaacaacaacagcatatctgatgaacaaaaccaagccacaatacctgaacagtatcaaaaactgatataTCTATTTGATAATAGACAACATTTGtaatatattttgttttgggattggaatcctcgaacgacggtgtgttgtcgccggtgatcagccgcggagcaacaccggtatgccgaagcatatccaactaaacaaaaggtacccaaggcacatatcggcctagcaaggtgttatatcctgtataacacatagctcacgctggaccgccaccacggcctcttacgcaaccatccaacccataaaaacaattttacgtcaaaggagtcgaatcaaatgacatccttaaccacataactccccatttctcatggtccagagttttATCAACATCTAATGGCGAAACAAccagaataattagttattcgctaatcttaattcaaagtttcactgtataAAGTAAGTTATAGAGAAATGtaatgatatttttatattatgaacttagaatagtagagaaattgaacgaataaattcagagtcgatatcacttgaatgataagggatgacataaataattacataatataattcgaagtaaacgtcacttgaacgataagtgaagttagggtattttcctggtatgctcgataatctcttactataactctgcttatagctgcCGGCTACTATCTCTGTCTAccacttgaccgcactcctttctacttgattctataaacaaaaggactatcttaattgatagaaccaaactcaatcgacgtaactatacgtcttgacatctacccgaaCGTTTATAAATAAACATGACATTttaaatctataaatagatagcatgcatatcacctagcatgtaatcatggtattcatataacacgtaatcacatatttcatgtaacacataagtcagatcattaaaagatatgtctTAGTGCGTTCCGAATGAAAATaaggtcaatattagcatttaccgatcaaataccgacttaaactcatacacaaatcaaatgacattgcaatacaaaagaaattaggactcaaaagtatttttattggaagcgtaacatttttctgagtctgtacgcgttcgtttcgtattaaacggacgaacggtttaattattatgaataaaaccagaaataaatggaaataaatcaattaataataatattaattgatttttaaataccaaaatgtaatttttaaaaacctaaaaataatttctagaaattatttgaattaattataaataatttacatttatttaactatttataaataaaattaattgattaattgatttttaatcagttaattaagttcataaacaattaaata comes from the Apium graveolens cultivar Ventura unplaced genomic scaffold, ASM990537v1 ctg6593, whole genome shotgun sequence genome and includes:
- the LOC141703372 gene encoding protein NRT1/ PTR FAMILY 2.11-like, which encodes MDKTSRVISKSQKDDTDTMDSEPNYRGIKAMPYIVGNETFEKLGTIGTSSNFLVYLTSVFHMKTITATNLNNIFQGTCNFGTIIGAFLSDTYFGRYKTLGFASISSFTGMLLLTLTAAISKLHPPSCGKEVTSICQGPTTGQMAFLLSSFALLVVGGSGIRPCNLAFGADQFNPNTDSGRKGINSFFNWYYFTYTFAVMVSLTIIVYVQSNISWSIGLGIPTLLMFFSCVFFFIGTKIYVIVLPQGSPLLGVVQVFAAAIKKRGLKSPEQPWLSLFDYVPKKSTNLKLSSTDQFRFLDKAAIRTLEDDLKMDGSAVDPWRLCTIQQVEEVKCLLRLVPIWFAILVYHVAFIQQNNYLVFQALQSDRRLIKSSTFRIPAATYIVFTMVTLTIWIPIYDRVIVPLLRKLTGKEGGITVLQRMGIGIVLSSLSLFVSALIESKRRTWALTRPTLGIEPRKGEISSMSAFWFIPQLIVAGLSEGFFMIGQNELFYKQSPENMKSIATSCLFCASAASSYLSSFMQTMVQRLTEGNGEKGWLAEDLNEGRLDYFYYIIVTLEALNLAYFIMCGKWYKYKTASKDTTSGPEVALQELKSEEPLV